The DNA region ACCGATCCGCACATCTTCCTGATCCGCGCACTCCAGGGCGCCGGCCTCACCGAGCGCGACGCCAAGCTCGTGCTGCTGCAGCACGCGGACGGGCGGACCGCCCTGGACCGGGGCGACGTCGATGCCTGGGCCGGCCTCGACCCGATGATGGCGGCGGCCGAGATCGAGAACGGCGACGTGCTGTTCTACCGCGACGCCGCGGCCAACACCTGGGGTCTGCTCGATGTCCGTGAGGACTTCGCGACGGCCCATCCCGACCTCGTCCGGACGGTGATCGCCGCCTACGAGCGGGCGCGCGCCTACGCGCTGGCCAACCCGCCGGCGCTGGCGGCCGCCCTCGTCGCGGCCACCAAGCTGCCCGAGCCGGTGATCGCCCGGCAGCTCGAGCGGACCGACCTGTCCCAGCCGGCGATCGGCGCGGCCCAGGCGCAGTCGATCAAGGCGGCCGGTACCGCCCTCCAGCAGGCCGGTATCATCCCGGCGGGCAGCGACGTGTCCGCGTCCGTCGACGGCCTGCTCGACACGCGCTTCAATCCCGTCGCCGGACAGTGAGCGGCCGCGTGCCGCTGCTGCGGCGGGGCGGTCGCGCCGGACTGGGCCTGCTGCTGCCGCTCATCCTGGCGATCGGCTGGGAGATCGCGGTCGCGAGCGGGGCGGCGTCCGGGCGGCTGCTGCCGCCGCCAAGCCGGATCGGCGCGACCCTCTGGGCCCTGGCCGTGTCGGGCGATCTCTGGATGCATGTCGAGGCGACCCTCGTGCGGGTCGGGCTCGGCTTCCTGTGTGGCGCGGCGGCCGGGATCCTGGCCGGGACCCTCGTCGCCACCGTCCCGCCGCTGCGCTGGCTCCTCGACCCGAGCCTGCAGGCGCTGCGGGCCGTGCCGTCGCTCGCCTGGGTCCCGCTCTTCATCCTGTGGTTCGGCATCCTGGAGACGCCGAAAGTCCTGCTGATCGCCGTGGGCGTGTTCTTCCCGGTCTACGTCGGCGTCTCGGGCGCGATCGCGTCGGTGGACCGCAAGCTGGTCGAGGTCGGGCGGATCTTCCGGCTGTCGCGCCTCGCCCTCGCCCGGCGGATCCTGCTGCCGGCCGTGCTGCCGGCGACCCTGGTGGGCCTGCGCACGGGGCTCGGCCTCGGCTTCCTGTTCGTCGTGGCGGCGGAGCTGATGGGCGCCTCGGAGGGGCTCGGCTACCTGCTGGTGGACGGTCAGCAATTCAGCAAGCCCGATCAGATCGTGGCCGCCATCATCGCCTTCGCCCTCGTCGGCAAGGTGGCCGACATGGCCCTGGTCACGCTGACTGGGCCCCTCACCCGGTGGCAGGATACCGTGCGGGACAGCCTGTGACCGCCGCACCGGCGCGGACGCGCGCCGCGGAACGGGGCTCCGTCCTGCGCGGCGATCCCCATGCCACGACCGCCGAGAGACGCCCGTGCTGACCGTCGACGCCCTCTCCAAGACCTACGCGGACGGCACGCAGGCGCTGTCGGGCATCGACCTGTCGGTGCAGCAGGGCGAGATCGTCGCGCTGATCGGCGGGTCGGGCTGCGGGAAGACGACCCTGCTCCGGCTGATCGCGGGGCTCGACCACGCGAGCGCGGGCACCGTCGCGGTCGACGGCGAGACGATCCGCGCGCCCCATCCGAGCGTGGGCGTCGTCTTCCAGGAGCCGCGCCTGCTGCCCTGGCTCGACGTGGCCGGCAACGTCGGCTTCGGCCTCGCCGACCTGTCCCGGTCCGAGCGCCGCGCCCGCGTCGCCCACGCCCTGGAGCGGGTGGGGCTCGCCGAGCACGGCGGCCGCTGGCCGCGCGAGCTGTCCGGCGGTCAGCAGCAGCGCGTGGCGATCGCCCGGGCCTTCGTGGCGCGCCCGCGGGTGCTGCTCCTTGACGAACCGTTCTCCGCCCTCGACGCCTTCACCCGGAAGGGGCTGCACGACCAGCTCCTCGATCTCTGGGCCGAGTCGAAGCCGACGATCCTGATCGTCACGCACGATGTCGGGGAGGCCGTCACCCTGGCGGACCGGGTCGTGGTGATGCGCCCGCGGCCCGGGCGCCTCGACGAGACCGTCCCGATCGGGCTCGCCCGGCCGCGCGAACCGGTGGCCGCGACCTACGAGGAGGCCGTGCGGCGCGTGCTGGCCGCCCTCGACCACTCCCTCCGTCCGGCCGCGAGCAGCCGGCCGGCCGCCCCCGAGACCCGCGCGAGCTGGTGGTAGGCCGCGCCCGCCTTCGCGGATCGATCATAGGATGACACGATGCCCCTGACCCGTCGCGCCCTCGTCTCCGGCCTGTCGGCGTCCGCCCTCGTCGGGCTGCCCCGCGCTGCCGGCGCGGCCGGCACGCTGCGCATCGGCTACCAGCGCTCCTCGACGCTGATCGCCCTGCTCCGTCAGGACGGCGGCCTGGAACGCGCGCTCGCGCCGCTCGGCACCGGCGTGACCTGGCACGAATTCACCAGCGGCCTGCCGATCATGGAGGCGCTCAATGCCGGACAGATCGACGTGTCGGCCGACGTCGCCGACACGGTCCCGATCTTCGCTCAGGCCGCCGGAGCCCGGATCAGCTACATCGCGCAGGAGGCGGCCTCCCCGGAGGCGCAGGCCATCCTCGTCTCGGCGGACGCACCGGCGAAGTCGGTGGCCGACCTGCGCGGCCGCCGGGTCGCGGTGACCAAGGGTGCGGGCAGCCACTACCTGCTCCTGGCGGCCCTCGGCGAGGCGGGCCTGACCTTCAAGGACATCACCCCGGCCTACCTGACACCGGCCGACGGGCGTGCCGCCCTGGCCAGCGGCGGGGTCGAGGCGTGGGTCGCGTGGGACCCCTTCCTCTCCGCCGCCCGGCAACAATCGGGCGCGCGGGTGCTGCGCGACGGGGCCGGCCTCTCACTGTACAAGCGCTACTATCTCGCGGCCGACCCCTACGTCGCGGCCAACGGCCCCGTATTGGCGGCCTTGTTCGACCGGCTCGCCGAGACCGGGAACTGGGTGAAGGCCAACCCGGCCGAGGCGGCAGCCCGCCTCGCGCCCCTGTGGAAGATCGAGCCGGAGGTGGTCCTGCGCGCCAACGCGCGCCGCAGCTACCGGGTCGAGCCGGTCACCCGCACCGGGCTCTCGGAGCAGCAGAAGATCGCCGACGCCTTCCGCGCCGAGGGGCTCCTGCCCCGGGCCGTCGACACGGCAGCGCTCGGCATCTGGACGCCGCCGGGCCGCTGAGCGGCCGCAGCCGAACCTGTTCAGGACCCGATCGCGGTCAGCTCCAGATCCGCGGGGTCCGCGCGCCGGAAACGCGCGTACCGCAGCGCCATCACCGGCAGGATCAGCAGGTTCAGCACCGTCGAGGTGACGAGGCCGCCGAGGATCACCAGGGCCATCGGGCCCTCGATCTCGCGGCCGGGCTCCCCGGCGCCGAGCGCCAGCGGCAGCAGCCCGAGGCCCGTGACCAGGGAGGTCATCAGGATCGGCACCATCCGGTCCGCCGCGCCCTCCGCCGCCGTGGCGGCGTCCCAGGCGCGCCCGTCCCGGGTGACCATCTGCTCGTAATGGGCGATCATCATCACGCTGTTGCGCAACGAGATGCCCGACAGGGTCACGAAGCCGACGATCGAGCCCAGCGACAGCACCCCGCCGGTGAGCGCCGCGGCCGCGACGCCGCCCACGAAGGCGAAGGGCAGGTTGACCAGGACCAGGAGCAGGTTCGCCGCGGAGCCGGTGACGATCGCCAGGAGCACCACGATGCCGAAGCCGGCCATCCCGGCATGGACCAGCAGGTCGCGGCGGGCGGCCGCCTGCGCCTCGGCGGCCCCCGAGAAGGTGACGTAGACGCCCTCCGGCAGCCGCACCTCGCGGGCGATCTTGCGCTTGGCCGCCGCCACGAAGCCGGCCACGTCGCGGTCGGCGACGTTGGCCGTCACCGCCTGCACCCGCTGCGCGCCGAGATGCTGGACCTGGTAGCGCCCCGCGCTCTCGTAGACGTCGGCGACCTGGGACAGCCGGACGTAGCGCCCGCCGGGCGTCCGCAGGGGCAGGTCGCCCACCGCGCTGAGGCGATCCCGCACGCGCGCGTCGAGGATCACCAGCACGTTGAACACGGCGTTGCCGCGGTAGGTCTGGCCGACCGTGTCGCCCTGGTAGGCGGTGCGCACCGCCTCCAGCACCTCCACGGGATCGAGTCCCCAGTGCCGGAGATCCACCGGGCGCAGCGCGACCGTGACCTGCGGCAGCCCGGCCGGCGAGGCCTGCTGGACATCCCGGGCGCCCTTCACCTCCGAGAGCTCCTGCGCGACCGAACGGGCCGCGGCCTCGATCCGGTCGAGGTCGCTGCCGACGACGTTGACGACGACCGGGGCGGTGAAGCCCGAGACCGTCTCCTCGATGCGCTCGGTGAGGAAGGTCTTGAGCGAGAAGGCCGCCCCCGGGAAGCCGGCGATCAGTTGCCGGATACCGGCCTCGACCCGCCGCTGGGCGGCGCCGTCGAGGCCGGGCTCCAGATCGATGTGGATCTCGCTGTAGTGCGGCCCGGCGGTATCCTCGGCGGCCTCGGCCCGCCCGATCTGCGCCGCCACGGCGCGCACCCCCGGGATCTCCTTCAGGTCGCCGGTGATCAGCGTCCCGAGCCGCTGCGATTCCTGCAGGGAGGTGCCGGGTATGGCCACCATGTGCAGGATCATGTGCCCCTCCTTCAGGTCGGGGAGGAACACCGCGCCGAGGGTCGGCAGGATGGCGGCCCCCGCGAGGGTGACCAGCAGGGCGCCCGCCATGGCGATCCGCGGCACCCGGCCGATCCCGGCGAGCAACCGAAGATAGGCGGCGCGGCTCCAGCGCACCACGGGCGGGTCGGGCGGCGCCGCGCCCGCGTCGCGCGCCGTCCGGCCCCCGAGGAGCAGGAGCGCCAGGGCCGGCGTGACCGTGAGCGCGACGAGGAGCGAGGCGACGACGGCCGCGATGTAGGCGAGCGCCAGCGGCCCGAACAGCCGGCCGGCGACGCCGGTCAGCGCCAGGACCGGCAGGAACATCAGGATCACCGCGAGGGTCGCGTAGGCGACCGAGGTCCGCACCTCCAGCATCGCGGCCAGCACCACGCGCGGCACGTCGCGCCGTCCGCACCGCGCCTCCCGCAACCGGCGCGCGACGTTCTCGACGCCGATGACCGCGTCGTCGACCACCTCGCCGATGGCCAGGGCCAGCCCGCCGAGTGTCATCGTGTTGAGGCTCTCGCCCCAGGCCTGGAGGGCGAGCGCGGCGGCGATCAGCGACAGCGGGATCGCCGTCGCGCTGATCAGCGCCGCCCGCCAGTCCGCCAGGAAGATCAGGAGCACGATCACAACCAGCACGCCGCCCAGCGCCAGCGCCTGGATGACGTTGCCGGTGGCGACGTCCACGAAGTTCGCCGGCCGGAACAGGTCGGCCCGCAGGCTCACGCCCTCGCGCTGCAGGACCGGGCGCAACTCGTCCAGGGCCGCCTCCAGTCGGGCGGTCACGGCGCGGGTATCGACGCTCGCCTGGGCGCCGACCATCAGCAGCACGCCGGGCTTGCCGTCCACGAGGGCCGCGCTGATCGCCGGCTCGGGCGCGGCCGTGACGGTCGCCACGTCCGAGAGGACCACGCTCGCCCCGCCGTCGTTGTGGAGCACGATCTGCCCGAGCGCCTCCGGCGTGAGCGACTGCCCGTCGGTCCGGAGCAGGACACGCTGGTTCAGCGTGTCGACGAAGCCCGCCCCGCGCACACCGGTCCCTTTCCGGGCGGCCGTCAGCACGTCGTTGAGGCCGATCTGGAAGCGGATCAGGTCGTCGGGTCGGACCTGGACCTGCAGGGCGCGGACGCCCCCGCCGTAGATCGAGACCTGGGCGATGCCGGGCACCCCCTGGAGTCGCCGGCGCACGGTCCATTCCGCGACCTGGCGCAGGTCCATGGCGTCGCGGATCTCTGAGGTGAGCCCGACGAGGAGCACGGTCAGCGTCGAGGAGGTCAGCGGCGTCATGGCGGGCGCCGCCACCCCGTCCGGCATGCGGCTGGCGAGCGCCGCCAGACGCTCGTTGACCCGCTGGCGGATCCGGTCGACGTCGCTGCCGGGCCGGAACGCGGCGGTGATCACCGACAGGCCCTGGATGGAGGTGGAGCGCAGGGTCTCCAGGCCCGGAAGGCCGCCGACCGCCACCTCTACGGGCTGCGTGACCAGCACCTCGACCTGCTCCGAATCGAGGCCCGGCGCCTCGGTCTGGATCGTGACGGTCGGCGGCGCGAATTCCGGGAACACGTCGTAGCGCGCGCCCGTGAGGGCGTAGAGGCCGAACACCAGGACCGCGCAGGCCAGCGCCAGGACCACCCTGGGCAACCGAACGGCGAAGCCGACGAGGGCCGCCTGCGGACCGCCGCGGCCGGCGGCAGCGGGAGGCTCAGTCATCGTCGTCGCCCACGACGCGGATGCGGCTCTTCATCTCCTCCGAGAGCAGGGCCTGCGCGCCCCGCAGCACGATCTCGCTGCCGTCCGGCAGATCCTCGACCACGAAGGCGTCGGCCGACATCGGCGCGTCCGGCCGGACCGGATGACGCACGAAGGCGCCGTCGCCGGTCCCGCGATACACCCAGGTGCCGCCCTCGCCGTGGACGACGGCGTCCTCCGGCACGAGGACGCCCTTCACCGCCCGCGGCGCCGGCAGGAACGCCATCGTGCTGGTCCCGGGCAGGAGGCCGCTGTCGCCGGTGACGAGATAGAAGAAGCTCTGCCCCTGGATCCGCGGATCGGTCCGCGTCGCCGCCGAGACCAGCCGCAGGGCGACCCGCTCGCTCTGCGGCGGCACCTCGGCGAAGGCGGCCTGCGGCGCCTCCGGCAGGGTCTCCCCCGGCGGCAACGTCACCTGCATCAGGAAGTCGGTCCGCTCGATCAGGCGGGTCACCAGCGGCGACCGCTCGATGATCGCCTTGCCGAGCACCGATCCCCATTCCTGGCGCGCGGTCGCCGCGAGGGTGCGCAACTGCGACTCCGCCACCGTGACCGACGCCTGATCGGTCAGGAGCGTGCCCTCGACGGTCTCGATCTGCGCCACCGCCACCACGCCGGCGCCGAGGGTTCGCGCGCGGCGGGCGGCGCTGGCCGAGACCTCGACCCGGGCGCGGGCCGTCTGGAGCGCCGCCACGGCGCCCGCGTAGCTGTTGGTCAGCTCGGTGATGCGGGCGAGCTCGAGGACGCTGCCGTAGGCGGTCAATTCCTGTCGGTGAAGGGTGGCGGGCCGCGCCTCGGCGACGAGACCGATCCGCGCGCGCTCGGCCGGCGTCAGCCGGACCAGGGTCCGGCCGTCCTCGATGGCGGTGCGCGCTGCCGGGAGCTGCGCGCCTGTGGACGAATCGTCCCGCCGTTCGGGGATCAGCGCCGCCACGCGCGCCCGCACCGTCGCGACCATCGGGCCTACATCGGCGCGAATGCGTTCGCCGGTCGGCGTGAGCGCGAGGCCGGCCGCCGCCAGCAGGATCCCTCCGATGAGCAGCAGCGCCCGGCGACCACCCACGTCGCGATCCTCCCCCTGGCCCGATTGCCGAATCTACCCGGTTTCGATGCCAAATACACCCGAAAGCGACCGACTCAAACCGTCACGCTCGGGTCTGCCTGTGGGTCGGACCGGCACCCGGGCAGAAACGCGAAAGCCCGCCTCGACGGTGCGAGGCGGGCTTCCGATGTGCTCGGACGGATCGGGTCAGATCAGCAATCGTCGCCGGATACCGGAGCGGTCTGCCGATCGGCGGCCGCCTTGTTCATGGCGCCGACCGTGCCCGGCGAGGCCGGCTGCTGGCCACCCGCCAGGTTCGCGGCACCCGGGTCGCTCGAGTTCGCCTTGGAGCCGGCGTCGGTCTGCGCCTGGCGATCCGCCGTCTGCGTGGCGCCGGCATTGTTCATGGCGCCGACCGTGCCCGGCGAGGCTGGCTGATTGCCGCCGGCGAGGTTCTTGCTCGACTTGTCGACGTCGGAGCTCTTGGGATTCGAAGCCTGCTGATCGGGGGTCTTCGGCTTTGTGGTTCCGGTGTTGCACGGGGCCGCGAGGGCAGGACCGGCAACGAGGGCCAGAAGCGCAACGGCGCCGGACAGACGAGAGACCTTCATCAAACGCTCCTCCAGGATTTATCGAATTCCCAAGTGCCTAATCGTCCCATCAGTTCCGACAGGATTCCCTAGTTCTTCGAAAAGCCTCGGTCCGATCCCGCGATTTCGGATCTTTGGACGGGGTTAGATCGTATGAAAGCAGACAGTGTCCGCCCGGGCACGGCAGGTTCGACGGCGCGGCGATGTCGGGGTGCGGCATCTTATCCCGCCAAGTCCGTGGCTGCTGGAGCGTGCCGCACCGCGACCTTCCCGGCCCGCGCGGTAGGCGCGCCGCCGCTACCTCGTTTGGTCGAGTTCTGAGTCCGGACTGCCCCGGCTAGCGTCGACTCGCGAGGGGGCGTGTCCGCGGCAGCCTCGAGCGGTGTCCGACCGCAGGGCGGACGGGACACTGCCTCACCCCGGGCGTCCGAGATCGAGCGATGGCGTTTCCACGAGACTTGGCGAGCCTTGGACCCGGCCATGCGAGCAGCCTCGCCTGGTCGCCGCTCGGGCCGTACGGGGCGGATCGGCGCTGGGCGGGTGGCAGGGAGACAGGTGAAGGCGCAGACGCCATGCCACGGCTCGGCGTGGCCGCCGCGGCGTGGATCGTCCTGTTCCTCTTCGCCCCGGTGGTCGGCGAGCAGATCAAGCTGCCGGGTGTCGACAAGGCGATCTGGATCGGCAGCGACCTGATCGCCTTCGCGTTCCTGGTCATGCGCCGCGACCTTGCCGCGACCCTGTTCGGCAGCCGTCTGCTGCTACTCAGCTAGCCGCTCCTCGCGATCGCCTCCGCCCTCTGGTCCCTGACGCCCGGCCTCTCGGCCTATCACGGGCTCCAGCTGCTCGCGACGATCGTGACCGGCATCACCCTGCGGACGACGATGGGTCTGTCCCGGCTGGTAAGGATCGTATTCCTAGGTCTGCTGGCGGGACAGCTCCTGTCGGTCATTCTCACGGTGGCGGCGCCCGGCCTGACGCGCGGGACGGACGGCAACTGGTCCGGGATCTACTCGCATAAGAACGTCCTCGGATCCCTGGCGAGCCTCCAGATCCTCTGCGCGGCCTGCCTGTTCCTGCAAGGCTGGAACCGTCTCCTGATCGCGTTCGGCTTCTGCCTGGCCTTGGCGCTCCTCCTAGCGACGCGCTCGGCCACGGCCCTGGTGGCGGCCACCGCAGGGCTGATGCCGCTCGCCGCGATCTTCGCGTGGCGGCAGGGCAAGCATGTGACGGGCTTCTGCCTCGGCATCGCCATCGCCCTGGCGGGCGTCGGTATCCTCCTCGTCGTCGCGCGGGGCGCCGACATCTCGGCGAGCGTTCTGTCGGATCTCGGCAAGGACACCACGCTGACCGGCCGCACCATCCTCTGGCGGTTCGGGCTCGACCAGTTCTGGCGGGAGCCGCTCATCGGCATCGGCTACAAGGCCTACTGGGAGAGCCCGCTCACCACGGCCGCCTACCTGCACTTCATCACGAAGCAGAAGCTGTGGTTCTTCCACAACAACTTCATCGACGCCGCCGTCGCGT from Methylobacterium sp. NMS14P includes:
- a CDS encoding efflux RND transporter permease subunit, which codes for MTEPPAAAGRGGPQAALVGFAVRLPRVVLALACAVLVFGLYALTGARYDVFPEFAPPTVTIQTEAPGLDSEQVEVLVTQPVEVAVGGLPGLETLRSTSIQGLSVITAAFRPGSDVDRIRQRVNERLAALASRMPDGVAAPAMTPLTSSTLTVLLVGLTSEIRDAMDLRQVAEWTVRRRLQGVPGIAQVSIYGGGVRALQVQVRPDDLIRFQIGLNDVLTAARKGTGVRGAGFVDTLNQRVLLRTDGQSLTPEALGQIVLHNDGGASVVLSDVATVTAAPEPAISAALVDGKPGVLLMVGAQASVDTRAVTARLEAALDELRPVLQREGVSLRADLFRPANFVDVATGNVIQALALGGVLVVIVLLIFLADWRAALISATAIPLSLIAAALALQAWGESLNTMTLGGLALAIGEVVDDAVIGVENVARRLREARCGRRDVPRVVLAAMLEVRTSVAYATLAVILMFLPVLALTGVAGRLFGPLALAYIAAVVASLLVALTVTPALALLLLGGRTARDAGAAPPDPPVVRWSRAAYLRLLAGIGRVPRIAMAGALLVTLAGAAILPTLGAVFLPDLKEGHMILHMVAIPGTSLQESQRLGTLITGDLKEIPGVRAVAAQIGRAEAAEDTAGPHYSEIHIDLEPGLDGAAQRRVEAGIRQLIAGFPGAAFSLKTFLTERIEETVSGFTAPVVVNVVGSDLDRIEAAARSVAQELSEVKGARDVQQASPAGLPQVTVALRPVDLRHWGLDPVEVLEAVRTAYQGDTVGQTYRGNAVFNVLVILDARVRDRLSAVGDLPLRTPGGRYVRLSQVADVYESAGRYQVQHLGAQRVQAVTANVADRDVAGFVAAAKRKIAREVRLPEGVYVTFSGAAEAQAAARRDLLVHAGMAGFGIVVLLAIVTGSAANLLLVLVNLPFAFVGGVAAAALTGGVLSLGSIVGFVTLSGISLRNSVMMIAHYEQMVTRDGRAWDAATAAEGAADRMVPILMTSLVTGLGLLPLALGAGEPGREIEGPMALVILGGLVTSTVLNLLILPVMALRYARFRRADPADLELTAIGS
- a CDS encoding O-antigen ligase family protein encodes the protein MTGITLRTTMGLSRLVRIVFLGLLAGQLLSVILTVAAPGLTRGTDGNWSGIYSHKNVLGSLASLQILCAACLFLQGWNRLLIAFGFCLALALLLATRSATALVAATAGLMPLAAIFAWRQGKHVTGFCLGIAIALAGVGILLVVARGADISASVLSDLGKDTTLTGRTILWRFGLDQFWREPLIGIGYKAYWESPLTTAAYLHFITKQKLWFFHNNFIDAAVAFGIVGVVLFTVALLDTARRVIAHFARSSGYVEAWPILFMSQLFVLVCFECPLLVNHGLHQLLLAAILPVVRSPTADGND
- a CDS encoding efflux RND transporter periplasmic adaptor subunit, whose product is MGGRRALLLIGGILLAAAGLALTPTGERIRADVGPMVATVRARVAALIPERRDDSSTGAQLPAARTAIEDGRTLVRLTPAERARIGLVAEARPATLHRQELTAYGSVLELARITELTNSYAGAVAALQTARARVEVSASAARRARTLGAGVVAVAQIETVEGTLLTDQASVTVAESQLRTLAATARQEWGSVLGKAIIERSPLVTRLIERTDFLMQVTLPPGETLPEAPQAAFAEVPPQSERVALRLVSAATRTDPRIQGQSFFYLVTGDSGLLPGTSTMAFLPAPRAVKGVLVPEDAVVHGEGGTWVYRGTGDGAFVRHPVRPDAPMSADAFVVEDLPDGSEIVLRGAQALLSEEMKSRIRVVGDDDD
- a CDS encoding ABC transporter ATP-binding protein, which gives rise to MLTVDALSKTYADGTQALSGIDLSVQQGEIVALIGGSGCGKTTLLRLIAGLDHASAGTVAVDGETIRAPHPSVGVVFQEPRLLPWLDVAGNVGFGLADLSRSERRARVAHALERVGLAEHGGRWPRELSGGQQQRVAIARAFVARPRVLLLDEPFSALDAFTRKGLHDQLLDLWAESKPTILIVTHDVGEAVTLADRVVVMRPRPGRLDETVPIGLARPREPVAATYEEAVRRVLAALDHSLRPAASSRPAAPETRASWW
- a CDS encoding aliphatic sulfonate ABC transporter substrate-binding protein — encoded protein: MPLTRRALVSGLSASALVGLPRAAGAAGTLRIGYQRSSTLIALLRQDGGLERALAPLGTGVTWHEFTSGLPIMEALNAGQIDVSADVADTVPIFAQAAGARISYIAQEAASPEAQAILVSADAPAKSVADLRGRRVAVTKGAGSHYLLLAALGEAGLTFKDITPAYLTPADGRAALASGGVEAWVAWDPFLSAARQQSGARVLRDGAGLSLYKRYYLAADPYVAANGPVLAALFDRLAETGNWVKANPAEAAARLAPLWKIEPEVVLRANARRSYRVEPVTRTGLSEQQKIADAFRAEGLLPRAVDTAALGIWTPPGR
- a CDS encoding ABC transporter permease, which gives rise to MPLLRRGGRAGLGLLLPLILAIGWEIAVASGAASGRLLPPPSRIGATLWALAVSGDLWMHVEATLVRVGLGFLCGAAAGILAGTLVATVPPLRWLLDPSLQALRAVPSLAWVPLFILWFGILETPKVLLIAVGVFFPVYVGVSGAIASVDRKLVEVGRIFRLSRLALARRILLPAVLPATLVGLRTGLGLGFLFVVAAELMGASEGLGYLLVDGQQFSKPDQIVAAIIAFALVGKVADMALVTLTGPLTRWQDTVRDSL
- a CDS encoding aliphatic sulfonate ABC transporter substrate-binding protein, with protein sequence MRSTRRSLLAASVALACLGALTTREARADDPKEVRLDWATYNPVGLLLKEKGFLEEALAPRGIKVRWVQSLGSNKALEFLNAGAIDFGSAAGAAALVARINGNPIKAIYAYSRPEWTALVTRKDSGITKPADLKGKRVAVTRGTDPHIFLIRALQGAGLTERDAKLVLLQHADGRTALDRGDVDAWAGLDPMMAAAEIENGDVLFYRDAAANTWGLLDVREDFATAHPDLVRTVIAAYERARAYALANPPALAAALVAATKLPEPVIARQLERTDLSQPAIGAAQAQSIKAAGTALQQAGIIPAGSDVSASVDGLLDTRFNPVAGQ
- a CDS encoding exopolysaccharide production protein YjbE, producing the protein MKVSRLSGAVALLALVAGPALAAPCNTGTTKPKTPDQQASNPKSSDVDKSSKNLAGGNQPASPGTVGAMNNAGATQTADRQAQTDAGSKANSSDPGAANLAGGQQPASPGTVGAMNKAAADRQTAPVSGDDC